In one window of Sporomusaceae bacterium FL31 DNA:
- a CDS encoding 3-deoxy-7-phosphoheptulonate synthase, giving the protein MIIVLNYATTTEQIDRILLKISRSGLEPFYLEHYGKKMITVIGNSKACNIDDYQNLPGVESVSLITTPFKLASREFKQSKSIIKVRDVEFGGAAKPVIAGPCAIEGYEQFREAAMAVKKAGAVMLRGGAYKPRTSPYSFQGLEEEGLSILLAVSREFNMPTVSEVTDPRNIEVVSRHVDMLQVGARNMQNFVLLKEVAKTNQPILLKRGASATIEEWLMAAEYIMAGGNPNVLLCERGIRTFETYTRNTLDLSAVPLVQHLSHLPVIVDPSHGTGSWRLVSPMARAAVGAGADGLIIEVHTCPEEAASDGPQSLTPHNFSKLMKDIAAISAVITDN; this is encoded by the coding sequence ATGATTATTGTTTTGAACTATGCAACTACTACCGAACAGATTGATAGAATTTTATTGAAAATTAGCCGATCTGGGTTAGAACCATTCTATTTAGAACATTATGGCAAAAAAATGATTACGGTGATTGGCAATTCGAAGGCTTGCAATATTGATGATTATCAGAATCTGCCAGGGGTGGAATCAGTTTCTTTGATCACTACTCCTTTTAAGCTTGCCAGTCGGGAATTTAAGCAATCTAAATCCATTATTAAGGTTCGTGACGTGGAATTTGGAGGAGCTGCTAAGCCTGTTATTGCGGGACCTTGTGCTATCGAAGGTTATGAGCAATTTAGGGAAGCGGCAATGGCAGTGAAAAAAGCAGGTGCAGTTATGTTGCGCGGCGGAGCTTATAAGCCACGTACATCTCCATATAGTTTTCAAGGTTTAGAAGAAGAAGGCTTGTCCATTTTGTTGGCTGTAAGCAGAGAATTTAATATGCCAACAGTGTCAGAAGTAACAGACCCGCGCAATATTGAAGTGGTTTCCCGACATGTTGATATGCTTCAAGTCGGCGCAAGAAATATGCAAAATTTTGTTCTGCTGAAAGAAGTTGCAAAAACCAATCAACCAATCTTACTAAAACGCGGTGCGTCGGCAACTATAGAAGAATGGCTCATGGCAGCAGAATACATTATGGCTGGTGGTAATCCGAATGTTCTATTATGTGAACGCGGGATCAGAACCTTCGAGACCTATACTCGAAACACGCTGGATTTAAGTGCCGTGCCATTAGTACAGCATTTAAGTCATTTGCCGGTAATCGTCGATCCAAGTCATGGAACAGGCAGTTGGCGTTTAGTTTCCCCAATGGCGCGAGCTGCTGTAGGGGCGGGAGCAGACGGCCTTATTATTGAAGTTCATACGTGTCCTGAAGAGGCTGCTTCGGATGGACCGCAGTCTTTAACACCGCATAACTTTTCAAAACTTATGAAAGATATAGCAGCTATAAGTGCTGTAATAACAGATAACTAG
- the cmk gene encoding cytidylate kinase has product MKKLVVAIDGPAGAGKSTVAQIVAQRLEYTYIDTGAMYRAVAWRALQLSKLSAEEIASIAAEINIELTYSNGKTFVTVNGSEVTEEIRTPEVTNMVAEVAQIPEVRRHLLILQRRMADAGGVVMDGRDIGTHVLPNADLKIFLTASIEERAIRRWREMTTKGYQVDLEQLKAEISCRDKKDCEREIAPLIQADDAVLIDTTDLSIDGAVSEILGLCTKRSGNV; this is encoded by the coding sequence ATGAAAAAATTAGTTGTTGCAATTGATGGACCGGCAGGGGCGGGAAAAAGTACTGTTGCGCAGATCGTGGCTCAACGTCTTGAGTACACCTATATCGATACCGGAGCGATGTATAGGGCTGTTGCCTGGCGGGCTCTTCAGTTATCCAAGTTAAGTGCTGAAGAAATTGCTTCGATTGCTGCTGAAATAAATATAGAATTGACTTATAGTAACGGGAAAACTTTTGTCACTGTTAATGGATCTGAAGTCACTGAGGAAATCCGAACCCCAGAGGTTACTAATATGGTGGCTGAAGTAGCTCAAATTCCCGAGGTAAGGCGTCATTTGCTCATCCTGCAGCGCCGCATGGCTGATGCTGGTGGAGTAGTGATGGATGGACGCGATATTGGTACGCACGTATTACCAAACGCTGATTTGAAAATATTTCTAACTGCATCGATTGAAGAACGTGCTATAAGACGATGGCGTGAAATGACAACGAAAGGATACCAGGTAGACTTGGAACAGCTAAAGGCTGAAATTTCCTGTCGTGACAAAAAGGATTGTGAGCGTGAGATTGCTCCGTTAATTCAAGCTGATGATGCAGTATTAATAGATACTACAGATTTATCAATTGATGGGGCAGTTAGTGAAATTTTGGGGCTTTGTACTAAGAGGTCTGGCAATGTATAG
- the comEA_2 gene encoding putative competence protein, with protein MIKNFFYWLFTSLSAILVLYLSLQLVHYYDAKFRPAAIISPAEITVYVSGSVARPGVYKLSSGSHIVDAINAAGGLSSNADVSSINFTDPVADLMQIVVYEPKNPPSP; from the coding sequence TTGATAAAGAATTTTTTTTATTGGTTATTTACGTCATTGTCCGCAATATTGGTCTTATACCTTTCACTTCAGTTAGTTCATTATTATGATGCAAAATTTCGCCCTGCCGCCATAATTTCACCAGCAGAAATTACAGTTTATGTCAGTGGATCTGTTGCAAGACCTGGTGTTTATAAACTTTCATCTGGCAGCCATATTGTCGATGCCATCAATGCAGCCGGAGGTTTAAGCTCTAACGCTGATGTCAGTTCAATAAACTTTACTGACCCAGTCGCTGATCTTATGCAGATAGTCGTATATGAACCCAAGAATCCACCGTCACCATAG
- the aroA gene encoding 3-phosphoshikimate 1-carboxyvinyltransferase: MGEVIKIQSARSLTGVISIPGDKSISHRSVMFASLASTPVRIRNFLFAQDCLSTVSCMKALGATVEISENKELTVTGQGLYSLREPENIMDAGNSGTTLRLLMGILAAQPFFSAFTGDDSLRKRPMGRVITPLTLMGAKIAARQQSRLLPLAILPAEQLNAIEYNMPMASAQVKSAILLAGIFADGVTTVTEPYLSRDHTERMLETFGVSLKRDGNSVSIERVSEFLAPEVIDVPGDISSAAFLLVAASIIPGSNLTLTNVGINPTRTGILDVLKQMGADITLSNERWSGKEPVADINVKYAKLHGVSIQAEIIPRLVDEIPVLTVAAMFAQGRTTISGAEELRFKETDRLKAIAAEFSKLGGIITESQDGLIIERSVLKEAGCYSYHDHRIAMALAIAGAAGQGVEIEQPDCVDISYPDFYSVLKRLNG; this comes from the coding sequence ATGGGTGAGGTTATAAAAATTCAATCTGCGCGCTCTTTGACAGGCGTTATTAGCATACCTGGTGATAAATCAATATCACATCGCAGTGTTATGTTTGCCAGTTTGGCATCAACACCTGTGAGAATTAGAAATTTTCTTTTTGCCCAGGATTGTCTTTCAACTGTAAGTTGTATGAAAGCTTTGGGAGCAACAGTAGAGATCAGCGAAAACAAAGAGTTAACTGTAACCGGTCAAGGTTTGTATAGTTTGAGAGAACCTGAAAATATCATGGATGCGGGCAATTCGGGGACTACGCTGCGATTACTCATGGGAATTTTAGCAGCACAGCCCTTTTTTAGCGCTTTTACCGGCGACGATTCATTGAGAAAACGCCCAATGGGACGTGTGATTACACCACTTACTTTGATGGGGGCAAAGATTGCAGCTCGGCAGCAATCGCGTTTACTGCCTTTGGCAATATTACCTGCAGAACAGTTAAATGCCATAGAATATAATATGCCAATGGCTAGTGCCCAAGTAAAATCAGCGATTTTGCTTGCTGGAATTTTTGCCGATGGTGTAACAACTGTCACTGAGCCCTATTTGTCACGTGATCATACTGAGCGCATGCTTGAAACATTTGGGGTTTCGCTAAAACGTGATGGGAATTCAGTAAGTATTGAGCGTGTCAGTGAATTTTTGGCACCAGAAGTTATTGATGTGCCTGGTGATATCAGCTCAGCCGCGTTTTTGCTGGTTGCAGCTTCAATCATTCCTGGCAGCAATCTAACATTAACCAATGTCGGAATTAATCCAACTCGTACTGGTATCTTAGATGTTTTAAAACAAATGGGTGCCGACATTACTCTCAGCAATGAACGTTGGAGCGGAAAAGAGCCTGTTGCTGATATCAATGTTAAATATGCTAAATTGCATGGTGTTTCGATTCAAGCCGAAATAATACCGCGATTGGTTGATGAAATTCCTGTGCTGACGGTCGCTGCTATGTTTGCTCAGGGACGCACTACGATTTCTGGAGCAGAAGAGTTGCGATTTAAAGAAACAGACCGGCTGAAAGCCATAGCGGCTGAGTTTTCCAAACTGGGCGGTATCATAACTGAGAGTCAAGATGGTCTTATTATTGAGCGGTCAGTTCTTAAAGAAGCCGGTTGTTATTCTTATCATGATCATCGTATCGCCATGGCATTAGCCATCGCCGGAGCCGCAGGTCAAGGTGTGGAAATTGAGCAGCCTGATTGTGTTGATATATCTTATCCTGACTTTTATTCAGTTCTGAAACGGTTAAATGGTTAA
- a CDS encoding 1-acyl-sn-glycerol-3-phosphate acyltransferase — protein MYSFFKNFLGIIFKLFFRCQIIGQENIPKQGGVIIAANHLSFWDPPLIGTFMPRPIHFMAKEELFKVPIFGWVIKKLNAFPVRRGAADRTAIRTAINTLEAGSCLGLFPEGTRSKNGLLGPAEPGLSMIAVKAGAAIVPTAIIGTNKIFNNGFFPLIELRFGKPIYVNKEKADKENMEKISNQIMAEIALLLDQ, from the coding sequence ATGTATAGTTTTTTTAAGAATTTTTTAGGAATTATATTTAAATTGTTTTTCCGTTGTCAAATCATTGGGCAGGAGAATATCCCGAAACAGGGCGGAGTCATTATTGCTGCAAATCATCTAAGTTTTTGGGATCCACCGCTAATTGGTACTTTTATGCCGAGACCCATTCATTTTATGGCCAAGGAAGAGCTTTTTAAAGTTCCGATATTTGGTTGGGTGATTAAGAAATTAAATGCTTTTCCAGTCCGGCGTGGAGCCGCCGACCGTACTGCGATTCGTACTGCGATCAACACGCTTGAAGCTGGCAGCTGTCTGGGATTGTTTCCGGAAGGGACGCGGAGTAAGAACGGTTTATTAGGTCCGGCCGAGCCGGGGCTATCAATGATAGCAGTCAAAGCTGGTGCGGCAATTGTTCCGACCGCCATAATTGGTACAAATAAAATCTTTAACAATGGCTTTTTTCCATTGATTGAATTACGATTTGGAAAACCGATTTATGTGAATAAAGAAAAAGCAGATAAAGAGAATATGGAAAAAATTTCAAACCAAATCATGGCTGAAATTGCACTTTTGTTAGACCAATGA
- a CDS encoding nucleoside recognition protein, whose translation MINFIWMLFMVIGIVYAGWQGRIEVVTQSAISAAEGAVILSFKLIGVMCLWLGIMKIAELAGMIKLFAILLSPLTRFLFPSVPKKHPAMGAIVMTISANMLGLGNAATPLGIKAMQELQKLNLKKDTASDAMCTLLALCTTGFTLVPATIIALRSAAGSVNPAEIVGATIMVSLTATFTAILADRFCRALYSVRTRR comes from the coding sequence ATGATAAATTTTATCTGGATGCTGTTTATGGTAATTGGGATTGTATATGCCGGCTGGCAAGGTCGTATAGAAGTAGTAACCCAGAGTGCAATTTCAGCCGCCGAAGGTGCAGTGATTTTATCATTTAAGCTTATTGGGGTCATGTGTCTCTGGCTAGGCATCATGAAAATTGCTGAATTAGCAGGGATGATAAAACTATTTGCAATATTACTAAGTCCGCTCACTCGATTTTTATTTCCCAGTGTGCCCAAAAAGCATCCGGCTATGGGGGCTATTGTCATGACTATAAGTGCCAATATGCTTGGCTTAGGAAACGCAGCCACCCCGTTAGGTATTAAAGCAATGCAAGAGCTGCAAAAATTAAATTTGAAAAAGGACACAGCTTCTGATGCGATGTGTACATTATTAGCTTTGTGCACCACTGGTTTCACCCTTGTTCCTGCGACTATTATTGCATTGCGTTCAGCTGCAGGATCCGTTAATCCGGCTGAAATTGTTGGTGCGACAATTATGGTTAGCCTAACTGCTACATTTACTGCAATTTTGGCTGATCGATTTTGTCGTGCCTTATATTCAGTGCGAACAAGGAGGTAG
- the int gene encoding integrase yields the protein MFQVAAYARVSTDEQAEQGISIPSQKSRLLAYIQSQGWDLYDFYIDDGYSGKDLNRPDIKRLISDVKEGKLKAVVVIKLDRLSRRQKDVLYLLEDVLEPSAVGFKSVSEPFDTTTPFGKAAIGMMAVFAQLERETIVERVKDAKKEAAQQGRFMGGPIPYGYNHNPATKSVSIDAAEATIVRFIFEQYRTSCRGYQYIADLLNERRTPPPGTAGNWQRSTIKAMLHNPFYAGFIQHKGNLHNGKHSAIISAQEYFDAQGLQTSRNTYNSDSKSCLLTGLVYCTECGAKMRLKKVWKNPRNPIEKVAYYVCYSQDGSSREMIKDITCRSGYKRAVELEAAVIEQLMNYSSNTTLLEEVSAQVMKSTDHALATKALSQLKKEVDGIQKKVDKWYDAFENNLISAADFTSRVKNLRERKTYLETQILSYTDNITTATIKATTRQELIKDLSNFKNSWDKASPEERHSILSNMISSVHVSKENEIEIIFF from the coding sequence ATGTTCCAAGTTGCAGCCTATGCGCGTGTAAGTACCGATGAGCAAGCAGAGCAAGGAATATCTATCCCTTCGCAAAAATCTCGCCTATTAGCGTATATACAGTCTCAGGGCTGGGATCTATATGACTTTTATATTGATGATGGTTATAGCGGCAAAGACTTAAATCGACCAGATATTAAGCGTCTGATATCAGACGTAAAAGAAGGCAAACTAAAAGCGGTTGTTGTGATCAAATTAGACCGCCTTTCACGTCGCCAGAAAGATGTGCTCTATCTATTGGAAGATGTACTTGAGCCTTCGGCAGTCGGATTTAAATCTGTATCTGAGCCATTTGATACAACAACACCTTTTGGCAAAGCCGCCATTGGGATGATGGCCGTATTTGCTCAACTTGAACGCGAAACTATTGTTGAGCGAGTTAAAGATGCAAAAAAAGAAGCGGCACAACAAGGCCGTTTTATGGGCGGTCCTATACCATACGGCTATAATCATAACCCTGCTACAAAAAGCGTTTCTATAGACGCTGCAGAGGCCACCATAGTACGTTTTATTTTTGAACAATACCGAACTAGCTGCAGAGGTTATCAATACATCGCTGACTTGCTAAATGAGCGAAGAACACCACCACCTGGCACTGCCGGCAATTGGCAGCGTTCTACAATTAAGGCAATGCTGCACAATCCCTTTTATGCTGGATTTATTCAGCATAAAGGAAACCTTCATAACGGTAAACATTCTGCAATTATCTCTGCGCAAGAGTATTTTGACGCACAAGGCTTGCAAACATCACGCAATACCTATAATTCAGATTCTAAATCTTGCTTGCTGACTGGACTAGTCTATTGCACGGAATGTGGGGCAAAAATGCGTTTAAAAAAAGTATGGAAAAACCCACGTAATCCAATAGAAAAGGTTGCATACTATGTTTGTTATTCACAAGATGGCAGTTCGCGTGAGATGATTAAAGATATTACCTGTCGTTCTGGTTATAAACGTGCGGTAGAATTAGAAGCCGCTGTAATCGAACAACTAATGAACTATAGCAGCAACACAACTCTCCTTGAAGAAGTATCCGCACAAGTCATGAAATCAACTGATCATGCTTTGGCAACAAAGGCGTTATCTCAGTTAAAAAAAGAAGTCGATGGAATACAAAAGAAAGTAGACAAATGGTATGATGCATTTGAAAACAATCTTATTTCCGCCGCTGATTTTACCTCAAGGGTAAAAAATTTACGTGAACGCAAAACCTATTTGGAAACTCAAATTCTTTCTTATACCGACAATATCACCACCGCCACTATAAAGGCAACTACCCGCCAAGAACTTATAAAAGATTTGAGTAATTTCAAAAATAGCTGGGATAAAGCAAGTCCCGAAGAACGCCACAGCATATTATCAAACATGATCTCATCTGTGCATGTAAGTAAAGAAAACGAGATTGAAATCATCTTTTTCTAG
- a CDS encoding spore maturation protein, with translation MFAEFCRELSVWAIPAILLLIPLIGYFRKVNVYEAFVDGAAEGFKTAIRIMPFLVAMMVAINVFRASGAMDALIMLIAPSLNVLGVPSDLVPLAIMRPLSGTGSLGLATEILNTFGPDSLCGRIASTVMGSTDTTFYILTVYFGAVGIRKPRYSVFVGLIGDLTGFFMSIYICSKLFG, from the coding sequence ATGTTCGCTGAATTTTGTCGTGAATTATCGGTATGGGCCATTCCGGCAATTTTACTATTAATTCCTTTAATTGGCTATTTTCGTAAAGTTAATGTTTACGAAGCTTTTGTTGATGGAGCGGCAGAGGGATTTAAAACAGCGATTAGAATTATGCCTTTTCTAGTTGCAATGATGGTAGCAATCAATGTTTTTAGAGCATCAGGTGCTATGGATGCGCTTATTATGTTAATAGCCCCAAGTCTAAATGTTTTAGGTGTTCCATCAGATTTGGTGCCGCTTGCTATTATGCGTCCGCTGTCAGGTACAGGGTCGTTAGGTCTTGCAACCGAGATTCTTAATACTTTTGGTCCTGACTCATTATGTGGTCGGATTGCTTCGACAGTAATGGGGAGCACGGATACAACATTTTACATTCTGACAGTTTACTTCGGTGCAGTTGGTATACGAAAGCCGCGTTATTCTGTTTTTGTTGGACTGATTGGTGACTTGACAGGATTTTTTATGTCAATTTATATTTGCTCCAAATTATTTGGGTGA
- a CDS encoding FAD-dependent oxidoreductase: MRKLIIIGGGAAGLMAAVSAAEHGASVTIFEKMSSIGRKLLITGKGRCNITNSCDIQTFIKNMPGNGPFLYSSFHNFDNHNIIDLLHRWGVQTKVERGGRVFPVSDQAKDVVKAFAKALDSLQVSIITGQPVASIKVDKNRVSGVMTKSGECHTADAVIVTTGGASYPGTGSSGDGYDMARKIGHTITPIKPSLVPLEVAEDWITDLQGLSLKNVSASVIAGGEKVAEEFGEMLFTHYGLSGPIILSLSKKVAEQLALNKEVAISINLKPALSQDTLDKRLQRDFEKFARKQIKNSLNELLPAKLIDPVIDLAYLDPDKPVHQITKLERLRLLEVISGLTLTITKTRPVSEAIVTAGGVHIKEINPKTMESKLIADLYFAGEVIDIDGYTGGFNLQAAFSTGYVAGRHAAVKE; this comes from the coding sequence ATGAGAAAACTGATAATAATTGGCGGCGGCGCAGCCGGGCTTATGGCAGCTGTTAGTGCCGCTGAGCACGGCGCAAGTGTAACTATATTTGAAAAAATGTCCAGCATTGGCCGGAAGTTATTGATAACCGGTAAAGGAAGATGCAATATTACCAATAGCTGTGATATTCAAACGTTTATAAAAAATATGCCGGGAAATGGACCCTTTTTATACAGTTCATTCCATAATTTTGACAATCATAATATTATTGATTTGCTACATCGTTGGGGTGTACAGACCAAGGTTGAGCGGGGCGGACGTGTTTTCCCTGTTAGTGATCAGGCAAAAGATGTTGTTAAGGCTTTTGCTAAAGCTTTGGATAGTCTGCAAGTATCAATTATAACTGGACAACCTGTCGCTTCGATAAAGGTTGATAAAAATAGAGTTAGTGGAGTAATGACTAAGAGCGGAGAGTGCCATACTGCCGATGCTGTTATCGTAACAACGGGAGGGGCATCTTATCCAGGAACAGGGTCATCTGGTGATGGCTATGATATGGCTCGTAAAATTGGGCATACTATAACACCTATCAAACCTTCATTAGTTCCTCTAGAGGTAGCGGAAGACTGGATTACTGATCTTCAGGGACTGTCGTTGAAAAATGTTTCTGCAAGCGTCATTGCAGGTGGTGAAAAAGTAGCTGAAGAATTTGGTGAAATGCTATTTACTCACTATGGTTTGTCAGGACCGATTATTTTGTCGTTAAGTAAAAAAGTAGCCGAACAATTAGCCCTAAACAAAGAAGTAGCAATTTCTATAAATTTGAAACCGGCATTATCGCAGGATACTCTTGATAAAAGGCTTCAACGTGATTTTGAAAAGTTTGCGCGTAAGCAAATTAAAAATTCTCTGAATGAGTTATTGCCTGCCAAGTTAATTGATCCTGTTATTGACTTGGCTTATCTAGATCCAGATAAACCCGTTCATCAAATTACCAAGCTTGAACGTTTACGCTTGTTAGAAGTAATCTCTGGTTTAACATTAACTATTACGAAAACTAGACCGGTTAGCGAGGCTATCGTTACTGCTGGCGGGGTTCATATTAAAGAGATTAATCCAAAGACAATGGAATCAAAACTTATCGCTGATTTGTATTTTGCTGGAGAAGTTATTGATATTGACGGCTATACCGGCGGCTTTAATCTCCAGGCTGCTTTTTCTACAGGTTATGTTGCTGGCAGGCATGCAGCAGTAAAAGAATAA
- a CDS encoding FAD-dependent oxidoreductase: MQYLELPRDLATGDFIKFVHERMLSEDGMKIRYTFSGSVYFERMKSLSLYSINRSEIKERVAQTGLTDVYNGCLV, translated from the coding sequence ATGCAATACTTAGAATTACCGCGTGATTTAGCAACAGGTGATTTCATAAAATTTGTTCATGAAAGAATGTTATCTGAGGATGGCATGAAGATTCGATATACTTTCTCAGGATCGGTTTACTTTGAACGGATGAAAAGTTTATCGTTATATTCAATTAATCGTTCAGAAATCAAAGAACGTGTCGCTCAAACTGGACTGACGGATGTTTATAACGGATGTTTAGTTTAG
- the yddF gene encoding hypothetical protein translates to MEKSLPIAILNGAIITAEGEYSCRTISLEEAKQLVRSASNIISAVGHQATAEILTDLLETEVTLNRIDFQQETGQQALVFKLNSRPPEGVVLSRKEIEELGYQFQLLSKHL, encoded by the coding sequence ATGGAGAAAAGCCTACCTATTGCTATCTTAAACGGTGCTATTATTACGGCTGAAGGAGAATATTCCTGCAGAACAATCAGTTTAGAAGAAGCAAAACAGCTGGTCCGATCAGCATCTAATATTATTTCAGCCGTAGGCCATCAAGCTACAGCAGAAATACTTACCGATCTTTTAGAAACAGAAGTCACTTTAAATCGAATTGACTTTCAGCAGGAAACAGGACAACAGGCCTTGGTATTCAAACTCAACAGCCGTCCTCCCGAAGGAGTTGTTCTCTCGCGTAAGGAAATTGAAGAATTAGGATATCAATTTCAGTTGTTATCTAAACATTTGTAA
- the rluB gene encoding ribosomal large subunit pseudouridine synthase B, with protein MLERLQKVISQAGVASRREAENFIKAGRVTVNGSVITELGTKVQVGKDRVTVDGKLLKSEENVYIMLNKPKGVITTVKDPGDRQTVIDYLKDIPQRVYPVGRLDYNTEGLLLLTNDGELTHALIHPSHIIYKTYIAKVKGIPPEEKLDLLRVGIKLADGITAPAKIHMVEIDREKNSATLEFTIHEGKNRQIRRMCEAIGYPIRQLKRTKFACLTLSGLRRGQYRFLSANELEELKKLTMKK; from the coding sequence ATGTTGGAGCGTTTGCAAAAAGTAATTAGTCAAGCTGGAGTTGCTTCCAGAAGAGAAGCTGAAAATTTTATTAAAGCAGGAAGAGTGACTGTGAATGGTTCTGTTATCACCGAACTAGGCACTAAAGTCCAGGTGGGCAAAGATCGGGTCACTGTTGATGGGAAGCTTCTAAAAAGTGAAGAAAACGTTTATATCATGTTGAATAAGCCTAAAGGTGTTATTACCACCGTTAAGGATCCAGGGGATCGTCAGACCGTTATCGATTATTTAAAAGATATTCCGCAAAGGGTTTATCCTGTTGGGCGGCTTGATTATAATACTGAAGGATTGTTACTTTTAACTAATGATGGTGAATTGACTCATGCTTTAATTCATCCCAGCCATATTATTTACAAGACATATATTGCTAAAGTTAAAGGTATACCGCCTGAGGAAAAATTGGACTTATTAAGAGTTGGTATCAAGTTAGCCGACGGGATAACCGCACCAGCGAAAATTCATATGGTGGAAATAGATCGTGAGAAGAATTCAGCAACATTAGAGTTTACAATTCATGAAGGGAAAAACAGGCAGATACGCAGAATGTGTGAAGCAATCGGCTATCCGATCAGACAACTTAAACGGACTAAGTTTGCTTGTCTAACTCTTTCAGGATTACGGCGTGGCCAATATCGCTTTCTATCGGCAAATGAATTGGAAGAATTAAAAAAGCTTACAATGAAAAAATAA
- a CDS encoding FAD-dependent oxidoreductase, with protein MIKVVVVGGGWAGCAAALSAAKAGAQVMLLERTDLLLGTGLVGGIFRNNGRYTAAEEAIAMGGGDLFVAMDANSRHRAVSFPGHSHASFYDVTTMEPLVKKILQNYGVEIKTKTRVVDVIKYGKKLQGIMIDGGEVIKADAFVDTTGTAGPMGNCLTYGNGCAMCVIRCPSFGPRVSVTAKAEVKELMGLKDDGSIGAMSGSCKLNKDSLSNEIKDKLESEGVVVLSLPENIRKSGSLGKKACTQYAIADYAQNLVLLDTGHAKMMTSYFPLEDLRTVPGLERARYEDPYAGGIGNSMRYIGIAPCNDLLKVDSIDNLFCAGEKAAIMVGHTEAVVTGLLAGHNAVALSPYCYAV; from the coding sequence ATGATTAAAGTTGTAGTCGTCGGCGGGGGTTGGGCTGGATGTGCTGCGGCATTGTCTGCTGCTAAAGCAGGTGCACAGGTAATGCTGCTTGAGCGCACTGACTTGTTGTTAGGCACAGGGCTTGTCGGAGGTATTTTCCGTAATAACGGTCGGTATACGGCTGCCGAAGAGGCAATAGCTATGGGAGGCGGCGATTTATTTGTAGCGATGGATGCTAATAGCCGGCATCGAGCAGTTAGTTTTCCTGGTCATAGTCACGCTTCCTTTTATGATGTGACCACAATGGAACCTTTGGTTAAAAAGATACTGCAAAACTATGGTGTTGAAATCAAAACCAAAACAAGGGTTGTCGATGTAATCAAATATGGGAAGAAATTACAAGGCATTATGATTGATGGTGGTGAAGTGATTAAAGCCGATGCCTTTGTAGATACTACCGGTACTGCGGGGCCGATGGGGAATTGCCTTACATATGGTAATGGTTGTGCGATGTGCGTGATTCGTTGTCCATCATTTGGTCCTCGGGTTAGTGTTACTGCTAAAGCTGAAGTAAAAGAGTTAATGGGGCTTAAAGATGATGGATCTATCGGGGCAATGAGTGGGTCGTGCAAATTAAATAAAGATTCTCTTAGCAATGAGATTAAAGATAAACTTGAAAGTGAAGGCGTTGTTGTATTATCTCTGCCAGAAAATATCAGAAAGAGCGGATCGCTTGGTAAAAAGGCCTGCACGCAATATGCCATAGCCGATTATGCGCAGAATTTGGTTTTATTAGATACAGGTCATGCAAAAATGATGACATCGTATTTTCCACTGGAGGATTTACGTACAGTTCCTGGCTTAGAAAGAGCACGTTACGAAGATCCATATGCCGGGGGAATTGGCAATTCCATGCGGTATATAGGGATTGCGCCATGTAATGATTTACTTAAAGTCGATAGCATCGACAATTTATTTTGTGCTGGAGAAAAAGCGGCAATTATGGTTGGGCACACCGAAGCTGTCGTAACAGGTTTATTGGCAGGGCATAATGCTGTGGCATTATCTCCATATTGCTATGCAGTGTAA